Proteins found in one Homo sapiens chromosome 19 genomic scaffold, GRCh38.p14 alternate locus group ALT_REF_LOCI_35 HSCHR19KIR_RP5_B_HAP_CTG3_1 genomic segment:
- the KIR2DS5 gene encoding killer cell immunoglobulin-like receptor 2DS5 isoform X11 translates to MSLMVISMACVAFFLLQGAWPHEGLYEKPSLSAQPGPTVLAGESVTLSCSSRSSYDMYHLSREGEAHERRLPAGPKVNRTFQADFPLDPATHGGTYRCFGSFRDSPYEWSKSSDPLLVSVTGNSSNSWPSPTEPSSETGNPRHLHVLIGTSVVKLPFTILLFFLLHRWCSNKKNASVMDQGPAGNRTVNREDSDEQDHQEVSYA, encoded by the exons CGTTCTTCTTGCTGCAGGGGGCCTGGCCACATGAGG GTCTATATGAGAAACCTTCTCTCTCAGCCCAGCCGGGCCCCACGGTTCTGGCAGGAGAGAGCGTGACCTTGTCCTGCAGCTCCCGGAGCTCCTATGACATGTACCATCTATCCAGGGAAGGGGAGGCCCATGAACGTAGGCTCCCTGCAGGGCCCAAGGTCAACAGAACATTCCAGGCCGACTTTCCTCTGGACCCTGCCACCCACGGAGGGACCTACAGATGCTTCGGCTCTTTCCGTGACTCTCCATACGAGTGGTCAAAGTCAAGTGACCCACTGCTTGTTTCTGTCACAG GAAACTCTTCAAATAGTTGGCCTTCACCCACTGAACCAAGCTCCGAAACCG GTAACCCCAGACACCTACACGTTCTGATTGGGACCTCAGTGGTCAAACTCCCTTTCAccatcctcctcttctttctccttcatcgCTGGTGCTCCAACAAAAAAA ATGCATCTGTAATGGACCAAGGGCCTGCGGGGAACAGAACAGTGAACAGGGAG GATTCTGATGAACAGGACCATCAGGAGGTGTCATACGCATAA
- the KIR2DS5 gene encoding killer cell immunoglobulin-like receptor 2DS5 precursor has translation MSLMVISMACVAFFLLQGAWPHEGFRRKPSLLAHPGPLVKSEETVILQCWSDVMFEHFLLHREGTFNHTLRLIGEHIDGVSKGNFSIGRMTQDLAGTYRCYGSVTHSPYQLSAPSDPLDIVITGLYEKPSLSAQPGPTVLAGESVTLSCSSRSSYDMYHLSREGEAHERRLPAGPKVNRTFQADFPLDPATHGGTYRCFGSFRDSPYEWSKSSDPLLVSVTGNSSNSWPSPTEPSSETGNPRHLHVLIGTSVVKLPFTILLFFLLHRWCSNKKNASVMDQGPAGNRTVNREDSDEQDHQEVSYA, from the exons CGTTCTTCTTGCTGCAGGGGGCCTGGCCACATGAGG GATTCCGCAGAAAACCTTCCCTCCTGGCCCACCCAGGTCCCCTGGTGAAATCAGAAGAGACAGTCATCCTGCAATGTTGGTCAGATGTCATGTTTGAGCACTTCCTTCTGCACAGAGAGGGGACGTTTAACCACACTTTGCGCCTCATTGGAGAGCACATTGATGGGGTCTCCAAGGGCAACTTCTCCATCGGTCGCATGACACAAGACCTGGCAGGGACCTACAGATGCTACGGTTCTGTTACTCACTCCCCCTATCAGTTGTCAGCGCCCAGTGACCCTCTGGACATCGTGATCACAG GTCTATATGAGAAACCTTCTCTCTCAGCCCAGCCGGGCCCCACGGTTCTGGCAGGAGAGAGCGTGACCTTGTCCTGCAGCTCCCGGAGCTCCTATGACATGTACCATCTATCCAGGGAAGGGGAGGCCCATGAACGTAGGCTCCCTGCAGGGCCCAAGGTCAACAGAACATTCCAGGCCGACTTTCCTCTGGACCCTGCCACCCACGGAGGGACCTACAGATGCTTCGGCTCTTTCCGTGACTCTCCATACGAGTGGTCAAAGTCAAGTGACCCACTGCTTGTTTCTGTCACAG GAAACTCTTCAAATAGTTGGCCTTCACCCACTGAACCAAGCTCCGAAACCG GTAACCCCAGACACCTACACGTTCTGATTGGGACCTCAGTGGTCAAACTCCCTTTCAccatcctcctcttctttctccttcatcgCTGGTGCTCCAACAAAAAAA ATGCATCTGTAATGGACCAAGGGCCTGCGGGGAACAGAACAGTGAACAGGGAG GATTCTGATGAACAGGACCATCAGGAGGTGTCATACGCATAA
- the KIR2DS5 gene encoding killer cell immunoglobulin-like receptor 2DS5 isoform X10, whose protein sequence is MSLMVISMACVAFFLLQGAWPHEGFRRKPSLLAHPGPLVKSEETVILQCWSDVMFEHFLLHREGTFNHTLRLIGEHIDGVSKGNFSIGRMTQDLAGTYRCFGSFRDSPYEWSKSSDPLLVSVTGNSSNSWPSPTEPSSETGNPRHLHVLIGTSVVKLPFTILLFFLLHRWCSNKKNASVMDQGPAGNRTVNREDSDEQDHQEVSYA, encoded by the exons CGTTCTTCTTGCTGCAGGGGGCCTGGCCACATGAGG GATTCCGCAGAAAACCTTCCCTCCTGGCCCACCCAGGTCCCCTGGTGAAATCAGAAGAGACAGTCATCCTGCAATGTTGGTCAGATGTCATGTTTGAGCACTTCCTTCTGCACAGAGAGGGGACGTTTAACCACACTTTGCGCCTCATTGGAGAGCACATTGATGGGGTCTCCAAGGGCAACTTCTCCATCGGTCGCATGACACAAGACCTGGCAGGGACCTACAG ATGCTTCGGCTCTTTCCGTGACTCTCCATACGAGTGGTCAAAGTCAAGTGACCCACTGCTTGTTTCTGTCACAG GAAACTCTTCAAATAGTTGGCCTTCACCCACTGAACCAAGCTCCGAAACCG GTAACCCCAGACACCTACACGTTCTGATTGGGACCTCAGTGGTCAAACTCCCTTTCAccatcctcctcttctttctccttcatcgCTGGTGCTCCAACAAAAAAA ATGCATCTGTAATGGACCAAGGGCCTGCGGGGAACAGAACAGTGAACAGGGAG GATTCTGATGAACAGGACCATCAGGAGGTGTCATACGCATAA
- the KIR2DS1 gene encoding killer cell immunoglobulin-like receptor 2DS1 precursor, whose translation MSLTVVSMACVGFFLLQGAWPHEGVHRKPSLLAHPGRLVKSEETVILQCWSDVMFEHFLLHREGMFNDTLRLIGEHHDGVSKANFSISRMKQDLAGTYRCYGSVTHSPYQLSAPSDPLDIVIIGLYEKPSLSAQPGPTVLAGENVTLSCSSRSSYDMYHLSREGEAHERRLPAGTKVNGTFQANFPLGPATHGGTYRCFGSFRDSPYEWSKSSDPLLVSVTGNPSNSWPSPTEPSSETGNPRHLHVLIGTSVVKIPFTILLFFLLHRWCSDKKNAAVMDQEPAGNRTVNSEDSDEQDHQEVSYA comes from the exons ATGTCGCTCACGGTCGTCAGCATGGCGTGTGTTG GGTTCTTCTTGCTGCAGGGGGCCTGGCCACATGAGG GAGTCCACAGAAAACCTTCCCTCCTGGCCCACCCAGGTCGCCTGGTGAAATCAGAAGAGACAGTCATCCTGCAATGTTGGTCAGATGTCATGTTTGAACACTTCCTTCTGCACAGAGAGGGGATGTTTAACGACACTTTGCGCCTCATTGGAGAACACCATGATGGGGTCTCCAAGGCCAACTTCTCCATCAGTCGCATGAAGCAAGACCTGGCAGGGACCTACAGATGCTACGGTTCTGTTACTCACTCCCCCTATCAGTTGTCAGCTCCCAGTGACCCTCTGGACATCGTGATCATAG GTCTATATGAGAAACCTTCTCTCTCAGCCCAGCCGGGCCCCACGGTTCTGGCAGGAGAGAATGTGACCTTGTCCTGCAGCTCCCGGAGCTCCTATGACATGTACCATCTATCCAGGGAAGGGGAGGCCCATGAACGTAGGCTCCCTGCAGGGACCAAGGTCAACGGAACATTCCAGGCCAACTTTCCTCTGGGCCCTGCCACCCATGGAGGGACCTACAGATGCTTCGGCTCTTTCCGTGACTCTCCATACGAGTGGTCAAAGTCAAGTGACCCACTGCTTGTTTCTGTCACAG GAAACCCTTCAAATAGTTGGCCTTCACCCACTGAACCAAGCTCCGAAACCG GTAACCCCAGACACCTACATGTTCTGATTGGGACCTCAGTGGTCAAAATCCCTTTCAccatcctcctcttctttctccttcatcgCTGGTGCTCCGACAAAAAAA ATGCTGCTGTAATGGACCAAGAGCCTGCAGGGAACAGAACAGTGAACAGCGAG GATTCTGATGAACAAGACCATCAGGAGGTGTCATACGCATAA
- the KIR2DS5 gene encoding killer cell immunoglobulin-like receptor 2DS5 isoform X9, with product MSLMVISMACVAFFLLQGAWPHEGFRRKPSLLAHPGPLVKSEETVILQCWSDVMFEHFLLHREGTFNHTLRLIGEHIDGVSKGNFSIGRMTQDLAGTYRCYGSVTHSPYQLSAPSDPLDIVITGLYEKPSLSAQPGPTVLAGESVTLSCSSRSSYDMYHLSREGEAHERRLPAGPKVNRTFQADFPLDPATHGGTYRCFGSFRDSPYEWSKSSDPLLVSVTGNSSNSWPSPTEPSSETGNPRHLHVLIGTSVVKLPFTILLFFLLHRWCSNKKNASVMDQGPAGNRTVNRERKITPPSQRPKTPPTDTSMYIELPNAESRSKAVFCPRAPQSGLEGIF from the exons CGTTCTTCTTGCTGCAGGGGGCCTGGCCACATGAGG GATTCCGCAGAAAACCTTCCCTCCTGGCCCACCCAGGTCCCCTGGTGAAATCAGAAGAGACAGTCATCCTGCAATGTTGGTCAGATGTCATGTTTGAGCACTTCCTTCTGCACAGAGAGGGGACGTTTAACCACACTTTGCGCCTCATTGGAGAGCACATTGATGGGGTCTCCAAGGGCAACTTCTCCATCGGTCGCATGACACAAGACCTGGCAGGGACCTACAGATGCTACGGTTCTGTTACTCACTCCCCCTATCAGTTGTCAGCGCCCAGTGACCCTCTGGACATCGTGATCACAG GTCTATATGAGAAACCTTCTCTCTCAGCCCAGCCGGGCCCCACGGTTCTGGCAGGAGAGAGCGTGACCTTGTCCTGCAGCTCCCGGAGCTCCTATGACATGTACCATCTATCCAGGGAAGGGGAGGCCCATGAACGTAGGCTCCCTGCAGGGCCCAAGGTCAACAGAACATTCCAGGCCGACTTTCCTCTGGACCCTGCCACCCACGGAGGGACCTACAGATGCTTCGGCTCTTTCCGTGACTCTCCATACGAGTGGTCAAAGTCAAGTGACCCACTGCTTGTTTCTGTCACAG GAAACTCTTCAAATAGTTGGCCTTCACCCACTGAACCAAGCTCCGAAACCG GTAACCCCAGACACCTACACGTTCTGATTGGGACCTCAGTGGTCAAACTCCCTTTCAccatcctcctcttctttctccttcatcgCTGGTGCTCCAACAAAAAAA ATGCATCTGTAATGGACCAAGGGCCTGCGGGGAACAGAACAGTGAACAGGGAG AGAAAAATCACTCCCCCTTCTCAGAGGCCCAAGACACCCCCAACAGATACCAGCATGTACATAGAACTTCCAAATGCTGAGTCCAGATCCAAAGCTGTCTTCTGTCCACGAGCACCACAGTCAGGCCTTGAGGGGATCTTCTAG